The following proteins come from a genomic window of Synechococcus sp. BIOS-E4-1:
- the folB gene encoding dihydroneopterin aldolase: protein MSNVTHPLDIIRVDNLRLWAHVGVLDHEREHGQWFRVDLELHLDLSQSATADSLAATADYSLGVQALQHLAAEIRCHTLEHFSERMFEELEGIYGALPIHLRLSKCHAPIPGFAGTVSLERWRRKPF, encoded by the coding sequence ATGAGCAACGTCACCCATCCCCTGGACATCATCAGAGTCGACAATCTCCGACTCTGGGCCCATGTCGGGGTCCTCGACCATGAGCGTGAACACGGCCAGTGGTTCCGTGTTGATCTGGAGCTGCATCTTGATCTGAGCCAGTCGGCCACTGCTGATTCACTGGCGGCCACCGCTGATTACAGCCTGGGAGTGCAGGCTCTGCAGCACCTTGCTGCCGAGATCCGCTGCCATACCCTCGAACATTTCAGTGAGCGCATGTTTGAAGAGCTTGAGGGGATCTATGGGGCTTTGCCGATCCATCTTCGGCTGAGCAAATGTCATGCTCCGATTCCAGGTTTCGCGGGTACGGTGAGCCTTGAGCGCTGGCGCCGTAAGCCGTTCTGA
- a CDS encoding triacylglycerol lipase, which translates to MTTTVPSSSRRPLVLVHGLWDTPHLFRRLVRRLEVHDVPLLVPHLPHRLGAVPLRTLAEQLDVHIRERWGDDMEVDLLGFSMGGIIGRVWLQQLGGAKRTHRFVSVGSPQRGTVTAQWIPSWLCAGLADMKRGSPLLRSLNADLQTLKGLDCVSYYCRWDLMVFPGWQAHLPIGLVSSVPVFTHQQLMSHPRSLDVLLRTLLSD; encoded by the coding sequence ATGACCACCACGGTGCCTTCTTCATCACGGCGACCGCTGGTCCTTGTCCATGGCCTCTGGGATACGCCGCATCTGTTTCGGCGATTGGTCCGTCGATTGGAGGTGCATGACGTTCCACTGCTCGTGCCCCATCTTCCGCACCGCCTGGGGGCTGTTCCTCTGCGCACCCTGGCGGAGCAGCTCGACGTTCACATCCGTGAGCGCTGGGGTGACGACATGGAGGTGGACCTGCTTGGTTTTTCGATGGGCGGCATCATCGGGCGTGTCTGGCTGCAGCAGCTGGGTGGTGCAAAACGCACCCATCGTTTTGTCAGTGTTGGCAGTCCTCAGCGGGGAACTGTCACGGCTCAATGGATTCCCTCATGGCTTTGCGCCGGGCTGGCCGACATGAAACGAGGCAGTCCTCTGTTGCGTTCTCTCAACGCTGATCTGCAGACGCTCAAGGGATTGGACTGCGTCAGTTATTACTGTCGCTGGGATTTGATGGTTTTCCCGGGGTGGCAGGCCCATCTGCCAATAGGACTCGTGAGCAGTGTTCCTGTATTCACCCATCAGCAGTTGATGTCGCATCCCCGATCGCTTGATGTTTTGCTGAGAACGCTTCTGAGTGACTGA
- a CDS encoding DUF6629 family protein, translating to MCFSASASFTASAVLVPLGLYSHHLATSHERPDYKPLALVPFFFGVQQFVEGLEWTAIDRGGIEPLATIGGLGFLFFAYCFWMIWIPWSAWSVSRSTDSKGLQRRLKWVAIVATVIGIAFYLPMLFNPPAIQPAVHSNGRLLYNISDLHSILHNFVNTEPIGELVYWAFIVLPLIALSDKAVKLFGVLIFVSIFLTWATYSATFNSVWCFYCAVLSIVVIWIVNRPHLRQA from the coding sequence ATGTGTTTTTCGGCTTCGGCAAGTTTCACGGCATCAGCCGTGCTCGTTCCTCTCGGTCTTTATTCGCATCATCTGGCTACGAGTCATGAGCGGCCTGATTACAAACCCCTCGCCCTGGTGCCGTTCTTCTTCGGGGTTCAGCAATTTGTCGAGGGTCTGGAATGGACTGCGATCGACCGTGGCGGCATCGAGCCCCTCGCAACGATCGGTGGGCTCGGTTTTCTCTTCTTCGCCTATTGCTTCTGGATGATCTGGATCCCGTGGAGCGCATGGTCCGTTAGCCGAAGTACGGACTCCAAGGGATTGCAACGACGTTTGAAATGGGTCGCGATTGTGGCCACTGTTATCGGCATCGCCTTCTATCTGCCGATGCTCTTCAACCCGCCGGCGATTCAACCAGCGGTTCACAGCAATGGTCGACTTCTCTACAACATTTCCGATCTGCACAGCATCCTGCATAACTTCGTGAATACGGAACCGATCGGTGAACTGGTGTACTGGGCCTTCATTGTTTTGCCGTTGATTGCCCTCAGTGACAAAGCAGTGAAGCTGTTTGGTGTGCTCATTTTCGTGTCGATCTTCCTCACCTGGGCCACTTACAGCGCAACTTTCAATTCGGTCTGGTGTTTCTACTGCGCCGTGCTCTCGATCGTTGTGATCTGGATCGTAAATCGTCCCCATCTGCGTCAGGCCTGA
- a CDS encoding alpha/beta hydrolase, with amino-acid sequence MTGSPHAETQAAVQHQRRRLRHVRRWLVVALVCVAMLGLLGLTAVRRDATSLLQPESLLELLTWFGIVLVVVVALVGVYSVMVDFVFWEGWMHGLPDPSHLFASGSEGSDRHRHYVVYLDGIHQSEESHPPRVSDFLSCLQESIADDTMLVKGIEAYTITNVGLRSTTFAGWFWQRLFALQEHHPNGLVRFICAFCVQANNVIKVGISSDRRYGPVMNYELALKIARRLDAIGFRPHQASRIVLVGYSGGGEMAIGTAEILQQLCRVRVQVITVCGVFSGNGALESVNDVAMVLGSRDPVAALGRIAYPGRLPLLPLTNWNRWQRHHTLQRYMIEGMSHNGSSGPFSTAFRGSVVEAICQELERSALSPPLRALR; translated from the coding sequence ATGACAGGGTCTCCCCACGCAGAAACACAAGCAGCTGTCCAGCATCAACGTCGTCGTCTTCGTCATGTGCGCCGTTGGCTGGTGGTGGCGCTGGTCTGTGTCGCCATGCTCGGCCTGCTTGGTCTGACCGCTGTGCGTCGTGATGCGACCTCCCTGTTGCAACCGGAATCGCTGCTGGAGCTGCTCACCTGGTTCGGGATCGTGCTGGTGGTTGTGGTCGCACTGGTTGGTGTCTATTCGGTGATGGTGGATTTTGTCTTCTGGGAAGGCTGGATGCATGGTCTTCCAGACCCCAGCCACCTTTTTGCATCGGGCAGCGAGGGCTCTGATCGGCATCGTCACTATGTCGTCTATCTCGATGGCATTCATCAGAGTGAAGAGAGTCATCCACCGCGTGTGAGCGATTTCCTCAGCTGTCTGCAGGAGTCGATTGCGGATGACACGATGCTGGTGAAAGGGATCGAGGCCTACACGATCACCAATGTTGGACTGCGCTCGACCACTTTCGCCGGCTGGTTCTGGCAGCGCCTGTTCGCCCTCCAGGAGCATCACCCCAATGGTCTGGTTCGCTTCATCTGCGCCTTCTGCGTGCAGGCCAACAACGTGATCAAGGTTGGAATCTCCTCGGATCGCCGTTATGGCCCTGTGATGAACTACGAGTTGGCATTGAAGATCGCCCGTCGTCTCGATGCGATCGGCTTCCGTCCCCATCAGGCTTCTCGCATCGTCCTCGTCGGTTACAGCGGAGGTGGAGAGATGGCGATTGGAACGGCTGAGATTCTGCAGCAGCTCTGTCGTGTGAGAGTTCAGGTGATCACGGTCTGTGGCGTCTTCAGCGGCAACGGCGCGCTCGAGTCTGTCAATGATGTGGCCATGGTGTTGGGCAGCCGAGATCCCGTGGCGGCTCTGGGGCGGATCGCTTATCCCGGTCGTTTGCCCCTGCTTCCACTCACCAACTGGAATCGCTGGCAACGTCATCACACGCTGCAGCGCTACATGATCGAGGGGATGAGTCACAACGGATCATCCGGTCCATTCTCCACTGCGTTCCGCGGCTCGGTTGTCGAGGCCATCTGCCAGGAACTGGAGCGTTCGGCGCTCAGTCCTCCGCTGAGAGCTCTCCGTTAA
- a CDS encoding ArgR family transcriptional regulator, which produces MADNLLGLSATWGHCADDGTDLAPLIALDEALEQSSLRRGISRDAFIKELLSDLNHQRLIPLLLMLPRRWRGQSASLPEHLRSLGSLLENNLVSPLLLATLADDLQHLLPAVSKSSAINALERWYQRTIKGSAEQNLDLPQTLEELWSMTAEAMEELPVMPKKSSGTLAKISAMGGVLTWSNRGLPNVQTEAARLRNRLLAQILNVLGSNRMPRAGTASEPFSFESVSSGRELLNHLNSQGWQSCARIRTSVASFGLGASTRVEEQWLQIPLAVPYRTALVDATGEEIQALMPHSSLEMELQPPSGSPLLLQYYQGVEGLNGWAALNELHRPWQNDRSNGTVAYQATELRGEQLGETLDLCELMAAVHNSEAQFSHLHMGGYGALGFCIDSTALLEQAITGTTNLFPLTLGDLWRQRLHRQLQHQLDAGLQATDDSVNRYRLALDQLPQDLFHDNQSRPEAHRRLKASQPRHSPFALVRALNGELSAED; this is translated from the coding sequence ATGGCAGACAATCTGCTCGGGCTCAGTGCAACCTGGGGCCATTGCGCTGACGATGGCACTGATCTCGCGCCTCTGATCGCGCTGGATGAAGCACTGGAGCAAAGCAGCTTGCGACGCGGCATCAGTCGTGATGCGTTTATCAAAGAGCTGCTCAGCGATCTGAACCATCAACGTTTGATCCCGCTGTTACTGATGCTTCCTCGCCGTTGGCGCGGACAGAGCGCCAGCCTGCCGGAGCATCTGCGCAGCCTGGGGAGCCTGCTGGAAAACAATCTGGTCAGTCCACTGCTGTTAGCAACCCTGGCCGATGACCTGCAGCACTTGTTGCCCGCAGTCTCCAAATCCTCAGCAATCAATGCCCTTGAGCGCTGGTATCAGCGAACGATCAAAGGCAGCGCTGAACAAAACCTGGACCTGCCGCAAACCCTCGAGGAGCTCTGGTCGATGACGGCGGAAGCCATGGAGGAATTGCCGGTGATGCCAAAGAAGTCTTCAGGAACTTTGGCGAAGATCAGTGCCATGGGAGGGGTTCTGACCTGGAGCAACCGCGGACTCCCCAATGTGCAGACAGAAGCTGCACGACTGCGCAACCGTCTGCTGGCTCAGATCCTCAACGTGCTGGGGAGTAACCGAATGCCGAGAGCAGGGACTGCATCCGAACCATTCAGCTTCGAAAGCGTCAGCAGTGGCCGTGAGCTGTTGAATCATCTGAACAGCCAGGGATGGCAGTCTTGCGCTCGGATTCGCACGAGTGTGGCCAGTTTCGGCCTCGGTGCCAGCACTCGCGTGGAGGAGCAATGGCTGCAGATTCCCCTTGCGGTGCCTTATCGAACCGCTCTGGTCGATGCAACAGGCGAAGAGATCCAGGCACTGATGCCCCACTCCTCCCTGGAAATGGAGCTGCAGCCTCCCAGCGGCTCACCGCTGTTGTTGCAGTACTACCAGGGCGTTGAAGGACTGAATGGCTGGGCGGCCCTCAATGAGCTGCATCGTCCCTGGCAGAACGACCGGAGCAATGGCACCGTTGCCTATCAAGCCACCGAACTCAGAGGCGAACAGCTGGGCGAAACCCTCGACCTCTGTGAGCTCATGGCGGCAGTGCACAACAGCGAAGCCCAGTTCAGCCATCTTCATATGGGCGGATACGGAGCGCTGGGGTTCTGCATCGATTCCACAGCCCTGCTGGAGCAGGCCATCACGGGCACAACCAATCTGTTCCCGCTGACACTCGGAGACCTGTGGCGTCAGCGACTGCACCGCCAGTTGCAACATCAACTGGACGCTGGTCTGCAAGCGACCGACGACAGCGTGAACCGCTACCGCCTCGCCCTGGACCAGCTGCCCCAGGACCTCTTTCACGACAACCAGTCTCGACCTGAGGCTCATCGCAGGTTGAAAGCAAGCCAGCCAAGACACAGCCCTTTCGCGCTGGTGCGCGCTCTTAACGGAGAGCTCTCAGCGGAGGACTGA
- a CDS encoding M3 family metallopeptidase: MSTPELLRGKGLPRFEAIDAEQVNKEIPVLLTTLNDQLETLETSLQQRLAAASPLSWDELMPRLHQLGERLRWSWGVVSHLTGVRNTPELREAHAKQQPEVVRFSNRLGQSQVLHEALSRLKTSPAQPLDGTQTRILDAELLSMQHRGVGLRGAEQADFNSTSERLAALSTSFSNHVLDATQTWNLVIHKREQLEGVPDRALAILASAAAEAGDQSADGSAPTAAEGPWRLGLDMPRYIPVITHAKDRNLRETLYKAHVSRASHGDLDNAPLIEEILQLRREQASRLGYANWAELSLASKMADDISAVESLLEELRSSAMPVAQNELQELRECALSHGAAEADALAPWDVSHWAEQLRRERFDLDQEALRPWFPLPQVLEGLFSLCERLFSIRIKPADGEAPIWHEDVRFFRVMDCSGEHLAAFYLDPFSRPASKRGGAWMDECLSRQRNADGDLTLPVAYLICNQTPPSGDTPSLMSFEEVETLFHEFGHGLQHMLTTVEHPEAAGINNVEWDAVELPSQFMENWCLDRSTLMGMARHWQTGEPLPEADYQKLCSSRTFMQGNGTLRQVHFALTDLRLHSQWTPDLKISPDAFRRRIAETTSVLQPVEEDRFLCAFGHIFAGGYAAGYYSYKWAEVLSADAFAAFEEVGLEKDDDVAATGERFRNTVLSLGGSLRPAEVYRRFRGRDATSAALIRHTGLAVSAS; encoded by the coding sequence ATGAGTACCCCAGAACTGTTGCGCGGCAAAGGTCTTCCTCGCTTTGAGGCCATCGATGCTGAGCAGGTCAACAAGGAAATTCCTGTCTTGCTGACCACGCTGAACGATCAGCTGGAAACTCTGGAAACATCGCTGCAGCAGCGCCTCGCCGCAGCATCACCGCTGAGCTGGGACGAGCTGATGCCCAGACTGCATCAGCTTGGTGAGCGGTTGCGCTGGAGCTGGGGAGTGGTGAGTCATCTCACCGGTGTCCGCAACACTCCTGAGCTACGTGAGGCCCATGCAAAACAGCAACCCGAGGTGGTGCGCTTCAGCAATCGCCTCGGCCAGAGCCAGGTTCTGCACGAAGCGCTCAGCAGACTGAAAACATCCCCCGCTCAACCGCTGGACGGCACACAAACACGCATCCTCGACGCTGAACTTCTCTCGATGCAGCATCGCGGAGTGGGCCTGCGAGGGGCTGAGCAAGCTGATTTCAACAGCACAAGTGAGCGGCTGGCCGCTCTCTCGACCAGTTTCAGCAATCACGTGCTGGATGCCACGCAGACATGGAATCTGGTGATCCACAAACGTGAACAGCTTGAGGGGGTTCCCGACCGTGCCCTGGCAATTCTCGCTTCAGCTGCAGCTGAAGCTGGGGATCAGTCAGCTGACGGTTCAGCACCAACCGCTGCCGAAGGTCCCTGGCGTCTGGGTCTGGACATGCCGCGTTACATCCCGGTCATCACCCACGCCAAGGACCGAAACCTGCGCGAGACCCTCTACAAAGCACACGTGAGCAGAGCCAGCCATGGCGATCTGGATAACGCACCGCTGATCGAGGAAATCCTGCAGCTGCGGCGTGAGCAGGCATCACGGCTCGGGTACGCCAACTGGGCGGAGCTCAGCCTTGCCTCCAAGATGGCGGATGATATTTCAGCTGTTGAGTCACTGCTGGAAGAGCTGAGATCCTCGGCGATGCCTGTGGCTCAGAACGAGCTCCAGGAATTGCGTGAATGCGCCCTGAGTCATGGTGCCGCCGAAGCCGATGCACTGGCCCCGTGGGATGTGAGCCACTGGGCGGAACAGCTCAGACGCGAACGTTTTGATCTCGATCAGGAAGCCCTGCGTCCCTGGTTCCCGCTCCCCCAGGTGCTCGAGGGGCTGTTCAGCCTCTGCGAACGCCTGTTCAGCATCCGTATCAAGCCCGCAGACGGTGAGGCGCCCATCTGGCATGAGGATGTGCGCTTCTTCCGAGTGATGGACTGCAGCGGCGAGCATCTGGCGGCCTTTTATCTGGACCCTTTCAGCCGTCCCGCCAGCAAGCGCGGCGGTGCATGGATGGATGAGTGCCTGAGCCGTCAGCGCAATGCCGACGGTGATCTCACCCTGCCGGTGGCATACCTGATCTGCAATCAGACACCTCCCTCAGGCGACACGCCCAGCCTGATGAGCTTCGAGGAGGTGGAAACCCTCTTCCATGAATTTGGTCACGGCCTCCAGCACATGCTCACCACGGTTGAGCATCCGGAAGCGGCTGGCATCAACAACGTGGAATGGGACGCCGTGGAGCTTCCCAGCCAGTTCATGGAGAACTGGTGTCTCGATCGAAGCACCCTGATGGGGATGGCCCGCCACTGGCAGACGGGCGAGCCACTACCGGAGGCCGATTATCAGAAGCTCTGCAGCAGCCGCACCTTCATGCAGGGGAATGGCACGCTTCGGCAGGTGCATTTCGCCCTGACAGATCTGCGCCTCCACAGCCAATGGACCCCGGATCTGAAGATCAGTCCGGATGCGTTCCGTCGCCGCATCGCTGAAACCACCAGCGTGCTGCAACCGGTGGAGGAAGACCGCTTCCTCTGCGCATTTGGCCACATCTTTGCCGGCGGATACGCCGCTGGCTATTACTCCTACAAATGGGCCGAGGTGCTCAGCGCCGATGCATTTGCCGCCTTTGAGGAAGTGGGTCTGGAGAAAGACGATGACGTCGCTGCCACAGGTGAACGTTTCCGCAACACGGTCCTCAGCCTTGGTGGCAGTCTGCGGCCCGCCGAGGTCTATCGACGCTTCCGCGGCAGGGACGCCACCAGCGCTGCGCTCATCCGCCATACCGGCCTGGCGGTCTCGGCGTCCTGA
- a CDS encoding NAD(P)H-quinone oxidoreductase subunit 4: protein MDANLPLTAASDAGFPWLSLIVLLPAAAALLMPLLPGEDQNTSPIPRNLTIAVLLADLGLMIIAFSRHYDPLESQLQLVERVSWVPAIGLEWSLGADGLSAPLVVLSGLVTLLTVAASWNITHKSRLYFALLLVQASAQALVFLSQDFLLFFLAWELELVPVYLLIAIWGGQNRQYAATKFILYTALASLLILISGLAIANSGDSFSLNMTEMAQRSPGGSFGLLCYLGFLVGFGVKLPIFPLHTWLPDAHGEANAPVSMLLAGVLLKMGGYALLRFNVQMLPEAHLVLAPALIILGIVNIVYGALNAFAQDNVKRRIACSSVSHMGFVLVGIGAVDALGLSGAMLQMISHGLIAAAMFFVTGCFYERTKTLSIPNMGGLAKALPITFAFFLASSLASLALPGMSGFISEITVFLGITSQESFTTFFRVTTIVLAAIGLVLTPIYLLSMCRRVFFGPRIPALAFVKDMRPREAVIGLTLLVPTLVIGFWPRIAMDLYEASTDALASDLASHTVIAARALLPTG from the coding sequence ATGGACGCCAACCTGCCGCTGACGGCTGCGTCCGACGCAGGGTTCCCCTGGCTTTCGCTGATCGTGCTGCTTCCTGCAGCAGCAGCGCTGTTGATGCCGCTTCTCCCAGGGGAAGACCAGAACACTTCGCCGATCCCACGCAATCTCACGATTGCCGTCCTGCTGGCGGATCTCGGCCTGATGATCATTGCGTTCAGCCGTCACTACGACCCGCTGGAGAGTCAACTCCAGCTGGTGGAACGGGTCAGTTGGGTGCCCGCAATCGGCCTGGAGTGGTCCCTTGGAGCGGACGGACTGTCAGCTCCACTTGTTGTGCTCAGCGGTCTGGTCACGCTGCTGACCGTTGCCGCCAGCTGGAATATCACCCATAAATCGAGGCTCTATTTCGCACTTCTGCTTGTCCAGGCCTCAGCGCAGGCCCTGGTGTTTCTGTCCCAGGACTTCCTGCTGTTCTTCCTGGCCTGGGAGCTGGAACTGGTGCCGGTGTACCTGCTGATTGCCATCTGGGGCGGTCAGAACCGTCAGTACGCGGCAACCAAATTCATTCTCTACACAGCGCTGGCATCTCTGTTGATCCTGATCAGTGGGCTGGCCATCGCCAATTCCGGTGACAGCTTCAGCCTCAACATGACTGAGATGGCCCAGCGCTCTCCCGGAGGCAGCTTCGGCCTGCTCTGCTACCTGGGTTTCCTGGTGGGATTCGGTGTGAAATTGCCGATTTTCCCTCTGCACACCTGGCTTCCGGATGCCCACGGTGAAGCGAATGCTCCCGTCTCCATGTTGCTTGCCGGGGTTCTGCTCAAGATGGGCGGTTACGCGCTGCTGCGCTTCAACGTGCAGATGCTGCCGGAAGCCCATTTGGTGCTTGCACCAGCTCTGATCATTCTCGGGATTGTCAACATCGTTTATGGCGCTCTCAACGCCTTTGCCCAGGACAATGTGAAGCGCAGGATCGCCTGCAGCTCAGTCAGTCACATGGGCTTCGTGCTGGTGGGGATCGGCGCCGTCGATGCTCTCGGCCTGAGTGGAGCCATGCTGCAGATGATCAGCCATGGTCTGATCGCGGCAGCGATGTTCTTCGTCACGGGTTGCTTCTACGAACGCACCAAGACCCTCTCGATCCCCAACATGGGAGGCCTGGCCAAGGCGCTGCCGATCACATTCGCTTTTTTCCTTGCCAGCTCCCTAGCCTCACTGGCCCTACCGGGCATGAGCGGCTTCATCAGCGAAATCACAGTGTTCCTCGGCATCACAAGTCAGGAAAGCTTCACCACCTTTTTCAGAGTCACGACCATCGTGCTGGCGGCCATCGGGCTCGTCCTCACTCCCATCTACCTGTTGTCCATGTGCCGGAGAGTGTTTTTCGGACCACGCATTCCCGCACTCGCTTTCGTGAAGGACATGCGCCCTCGGGAAGCGGTGATCGGACTCACCCTGCTTGTCCCAACACTGGTGATCGGTTTCTGGCCTCGGATCGCCATGGATCTCTATGAAGCATCCACCGATGCCCTTGCCTCCGATCTGGCAAGTCACACGGTTATTGCTGCCCGCGCCCTTCTCCCCACCGGCTGA
- the thrB gene encoding homoserine kinase gives MAQPRIGQTVVVDVPATTANIGPGFDCLGAALDLNNRFTMRRIEGHGERFELIIEGQEGSHLRGGAENLVYRAAQRVWKAAGEEPVALEARVRLAVPPARGLGSSATAIVAGLVGANALVGEPLSREKLLELAIDIEGHPDNVVPSLLGGLCMTAKAASQRWRVVRCEWMNSIKAVVAIPAIRLSTSEARRAMPKAVPISDAVVNLGALTLLLQGLRTGNGDLIADGMHDRLHEPYRWRLIKGGQEVKEAALAAGAWGCAISGAGPSILALCCEEHGAAVSQAMVKAWESVGVASRAPLLSLQTAGSHWQPKDAG, from the coding sequence ATGGCGCAGCCGCGCATAGGCCAGACCGTGGTGGTGGATGTACCAGCCACCACCGCCAACATCGGGCCAGGCTTTGACTGCCTTGGCGCCGCACTGGATCTCAACAATCGCTTCACGATGCGGCGCATCGAGGGCCATGGAGAACGTTTTGAGCTGATTATCGAAGGACAGGAGGGATCTCACCTGCGAGGCGGTGCTGAAAATCTCGTGTATAGAGCTGCTCAACGCGTCTGGAAAGCGGCCGGAGAAGAACCAGTTGCTCTTGAGGCAAGAGTACGTCTCGCCGTGCCTCCAGCAAGAGGACTGGGCAGCAGCGCCACGGCAATCGTGGCAGGGCTTGTAGGAGCCAACGCGCTGGTGGGAGAGCCTCTGAGTCGGGAAAAACTGCTGGAGCTTGCGATCGATATCGAAGGGCATCCCGACAATGTCGTTCCCTCGCTGCTCGGCGGCCTCTGCATGACGGCCAAGGCCGCCTCACAACGCTGGCGGGTTGTGCGCTGCGAATGGATGAACAGCATCAAGGCCGTTGTGGCGATTCCAGCGATACGACTGAGCACCAGTGAAGCCCGTCGTGCGATGCCCAAGGCTGTGCCGATCAGCGATGCGGTGGTCAACCTGGGGGCACTGACACTGCTGCTCCAGGGATTGCGCACAGGGAATGGCGACCTGATCGCAGATGGAATGCACGACAGGCTGCATGAGCCCTATCGCTGGCGATTGATCAAGGGCGGACAGGAAGTCAAGGAAGCCGCGCTTGCTGCAGGAGCCTGGGGATGCGCCATCAGTGGTGCCGGCCCAAGCATTCTGGCTCTCTGTTGCGAAGAGCATGGTGCAGCCGTCAGCCAGGCGATGGTGAAGGCATGGGAATCCGTGGGCGTTGCCAGTCGCGCACCGCTGCTCAGCCTGCAAACAGCAGGCAGTCACTGGCAGCCCAAGGACGCAGGCTGA
- a CDS encoding glucokinase, producing MAAKTYLAGDLGGTKTLLSIYREIDGQLKKEHSHRYKSADWHDLESMLKHFLDQTPAELPRPTTSCIAVAGPVHQGSAKLTNLPWQMSQTSLSAATGLQHLELVNDFSVLIHGLSHFSHEQQVVLQMGRDRSTPAPAGAENGPVAILGAGTGLGMARGLPTPNGWLAIPSEGGHREFAPRNEAEWELAQWLKQDLELPRLSIERIVSGTGLGHVMNWLLHRQSGIEHFLMAQAHAWRTLSADQPGYQDLPSCTGKAAANGDHLAGEAMKLWLGAYGSVAGDLALQELCIGGLWIGGGTAPKNLDGLGSRQFLEPLRSKGRFRSLIEGMTIRAVIDPEAGLFSAACRARDLLESGGTLA from the coding sequence ATGGCAGCCAAGACCTACCTGGCAGGCGATCTTGGAGGCACAAAGACACTCCTGAGCATCTACAGGGAAATTGATGGGCAGCTCAAGAAAGAGCACAGCCACCGCTACAAATCAGCGGATTGGCACGATCTCGAGTCGATGCTCAAGCATTTTCTGGATCAGACACCTGCCGAGCTGCCAAGGCCAACCACCAGCTGCATTGCCGTTGCCGGGCCTGTGCATCAGGGCAGCGCGAAGCTCACCAATCTGCCCTGGCAGATGAGTCAGACGTCCTTATCCGCTGCAACGGGGTTGCAACACCTGGAGCTGGTCAATGACTTCTCTGTACTGATCCATGGGCTTTCCCATTTCAGTCACGAGCAACAGGTCGTGTTGCAGATGGGACGCGACCGTTCGACTCCCGCACCTGCCGGTGCCGAAAACGGACCTGTGGCCATTCTCGGTGCGGGAACCGGCCTCGGCATGGCGCGCGGACTACCCACTCCGAACGGCTGGCTTGCCATACCCAGCGAAGGCGGACACAGGGAATTTGCACCGCGCAACGAGGCGGAATGGGAATTAGCTCAGTGGCTGAAGCAGGACCTTGAACTGCCACGGTTGTCCATCGAGCGGATTGTCAGTGGCACAGGACTGGGGCATGTGATGAATTGGCTGCTCCATCGTCAGTCGGGGATCGAGCATTTTCTGATGGCTCAGGCCCACGCCTGGCGCACCCTGTCTGCCGATCAACCCGGCTATCAAGATCTCCCGTCCTGCACAGGCAAAGCAGCCGCAAACGGTGATCATCTCGCTGGCGAAGCCATGAAACTCTGGCTGGGAGCCTATGGATCCGTCGCTGGTGACCTGGCGCTCCAGGAGCTCTGTATCGGAGGTCTCTGGATCGGAGGGGGAACGGCCCCGAAAAACCTGGATGGACTGGGTTCCAGGCAGTTTCTTGAGCCATTGCGGTCCAAAGGACGATTTCGATCTCTGATCGAGGGAATGACCATCCGTGCGGTCATTGATCCGGAGGCCGGATTGTTCAGCGCGGCTTGCCGTGCACGTGATCTCTTGGAGTCGGGTGGGACACTGGCCTGA
- a CDS encoding DUF1824 family protein, whose translation MKLSDLNRLRTAPILSANERALLIPDLQEQMTLYRWFTAGIMALTADQAVESLRQLEQHQGWAAHELIADPALEGPVYLKANQQTLTARMRIEHGLGEGILISGHGYDNTEPSVTWGPLPLDFFESTT comes from the coding sequence ATGAAGCTGAGTGACTTAAACCGGTTAAGGACTGCACCAATACTCAGTGCGAATGAGAGGGCCTTATTAATTCCAGATCTTCAGGAACAAATGACTCTTTATCGATGGTTCACAGCTGGGATCATGGCGTTAACGGCTGATCAGGCTGTCGAATCACTTCGCCAGCTTGAACAACATCAGGGCTGGGCCGCTCACGAGCTCATCGCTGATCCCGCACTGGAAGGACCGGTTTATCTCAAGGCCAACCAACAGACATTGACCGCCAGGATGCGCATCGAGCATGGTCTCGGGGAAGGAATCCTGATCAGCGGTCACGGCTATGACAACACCGAGCCAAGCGTGACCTGGGGGCCGCTGCCCCTGGATTTCTTCGAGTCGACCACCTGA